A portion of the Mytilus edulis unplaced genomic scaffold, xbMytEdul2.2 SCAFFOLD_2223, whole genome shotgun sequence genome contains these proteins:
- the LOC139508768 gene encoding uncharacterized protein, which translates to MGGDISNIKDSCTNRHLRSTLIDNWNGSLIDEVKVELFRNEQLAVEMFFDGRGSTSSNWFTRKRLRSNSFNDLTQMSTFNFFSMNGDQTVDRHFFINRNYGGCANDKGWMVVIDTADANYRPCKFDKLPGKAYPYILYGPDQQMSHYDYGLYAVADMMVISLSTLG; encoded by the exons ATGGGAGGGGACATCAGCAACATTAAAGACTCGTGTACCAATCGACACCTCAGGAGTACATTGATTGACAACTGGAATGGATCACTCATTGATGAG GTGAAAGTTGAGCTATTCAGGAATGAACAACTAGCTGTAGAGATGTTTTTTGATGGTCGAGGTTCAACAAGTTCCAATTGGTTCACCAGGAAACGACTACGTTCTAATTCGTTTAACGATCTGACGCAAATGTCTACCTTCAACTTTTTCTCAATGAATGG TGATCAAACAGTTGACCGCCATTTCTTCATTAATCGAAACTACGGAGGCTGTGCAAACGATAAAGGATGGATGGTAGTGATTGACACGGCTGATGCAAATTACCGACCCTGCAAGTTTGATAAGTTACCTGGAAAGGCCTACCCATATATACTGTATGGCCCTGATCAACAAATGTCTCATTATGACTATG GACTGTATGCAGTGGCTGACATGATGGTGATATCACTTTCGACATTAGGCTGA